From Candidatus Cloacimonadota bacterium:
AACATCCGTCTCTGTGTCGGCTCACGCTACCTCATCGAGCTCGGACAGGATTTCAGCGACACTGTACTTGCTCGGGTGCTTGCCGTACTGGAGTCACGATGATGTGGCCGATAGCGAGCGGGGTTAAGGTGTATCTGGCCACCGGAATCACTGACATGCGCAAATCCATTAATACCCTGGCTATCATGGTGGCCGAACAGATGGATCTGGATCCGCTGTCCGGCCATCTGTTTGCCTTCTGCAATCGTAAACGGGACACGGTCAAGGCGCTCTATTGGGATCGCAACGGTTTTTGTCTCTGGCATAAACGGCTGGAGCGAGACAAGTTTCAATGGCCGCAAACCACCGGCGAGGCCGAATGTATCAGCATGCGCCAACTGGGTTGGTTGCTGGAGGGATTATCCCTTACCCAACCGGCCCACGAGACGCTCAAATATGCCATTGTGCGTTGAAAAAAATGCTTCAATTTTATGAATTATGTTGAAATATATCGGATAGATATGTTAATATTTTTTCATGAAATTCACTCCCGAAACATTGCCGGACAATCCTCTCGATCTCAAGCTGCTTATTGTCGAACTGCAAGCGCAGTATGAAAAACAGGTCTCCCTGTTGATCGAGCAGATTCGCTTGCTTCGGCACAATCTCTTCGGAGTGAAAAGCGAAAAGCTG
This genomic window contains:
- the tnpB gene encoding IS66 family insertion sequence element accessory protein TnpB (TnpB, as the term is used for proteins encoded by IS66 family insertion elements, is considered an accessory protein, since TnpC, encoded by a neighboring gene, is a DDE family transposase.), translated to MMWPIASGVKVYLATGITDMRKSINTLAIMVAEQMDLDPLSGHLFAFCNRKRDTVKALYWDRNGFCLWHKRLERDKFQWPQTTGEAECISMRQLGWLLEGLSLTQPAHETLKYAIVR